The genome window TGTCTTCTACAAATCGTACAACCTTGAAGGTCCCGTCGATAATATTATCCCGGTAGACGTCTATGTACATGGATGCCCCCCTCGTCCAGAGGCCATAATAGAGGGAGTTGCGAAAGCAGTTCTGAAGCTTGAAGCGAAAAGGGAAGAGCTGCTTAAGGCAGGTGTTGAGAAATAATGAGAACTCCGAAGAACTATACGCAGGATTCCTATTCTTTAGAAGAAATTCTCTCATCTCTTCGAGAGTCTTTTGGTGAAGATGTCGTTAAAGACGTACGAGAACATCGTGCAGGCAAAGAACAGGCTGTATCTTTCCATCAGCTGTGGCTCACTGTTCCGAGAGAAAAATTCCTTTCTCTTGTAGAGTTCCTTTTTGGTTACGATTTCCTTCACTTCCACGTTCTTTCTGGAAATGACGATGGAGATGTAATCACGCTGAACTATCATTTCACTCTCTTCCGAGTGGCTGGTCGCGGAAAGAGGTTGGGCGTAACTGTCAGTGTTCCGGTTCCTAAAGAAGACCTGGTTATGCCGTCCCTTTTCGATACTATTCCAGGAGTGGAGTACAGCGAGCGGGAAATGCGCGAAATGCTTGGAGTCGATTTTGATGGACTTCAAAATAAAGCCCTTGTATTTCTTCCGGAAGATTGGGATGAGTCTATCAAGCCGTGGCGCAGAGATGAGACAGGTCCTGATGTTGATGACGTTAGGATGCTCTCTTAGGAGGAGACAACAATGGCGAGCGAAAAAACTCATACATATAAAGTTCCTATAGGCCCTGTCCATGTCGGTTTGAAAGAACCTATCACGGCATGGCTCGACCTTGACGGCGAAAAAATAGTTGATGCACGGGTCCGTCCCGGTGCAATTCACCGCGGAATCGAATATATGGCACGGGATCGCAACCCTATTCAGGTCATCTATCTTTCAGAGCGTATATGTGGAATATGCTCCTTCAGCCACATCACAGCTTTCTTGAGAGCTGTTGAAGATGCGGCTCAGATAGAGGTGCCACCGCGTGCCCAGTACATCCGATCTCTCGTGCTTGAACTCGAAAGAATTCACTCTCACGCCCTGTGGGCCGGAGTGGCATGTTATTCCATAGGTTTCGACTCGGCCTTCCATCTTGGAATGCTGTTGCGCGAAAAAGTTATGGATGTACTTGAATCCTATACAGGAAACCGCGTCAATTATGGTGTTGGAACAGTCGGTGGCGTTCGCTGGGACCTCACTCCCGAAACAATCAACGTCATTAAAGACATGATCC of Aminobacterium sp. MB27-C1 contains these proteins:
- a CDS encoding NADH-quinone oxidoreductase subunit C — protein: MRTPKNYTQDSYSLEEILSSLRESFGEDVVKDVREHRAGKEQAVSFHQLWLTVPREKFLSLVEFLFGYDFLHFHVLSGNDDGDVITLNYHFTLFRVAGRGKRLGVTVSVPVPKEDLVMPSLFDTIPGVEYSEREMREMLGVDFDGLQNKALVFLPEDWDESIKPWRRDETGPDVDDVRMLS